A single Bifidobacterium scardovii JCM 12489 = DSM 13734 DNA region contains:
- a CDS encoding transporter substrate-binding domain-containing protein, whose translation MADITPGASRRRKQRTSIIIAAIVAVIVVVAGVFVVRSLSGGAGAPTASASTNTGKDAALADDPAVKKLNGTISFGTEGTYSPFSYHDQSTGELTGYDIEVAKAVAAKLGVKAKFVETQYDGIFAGLESSHYDGIANQVQITPEREQKYELTKTYAVSYPVVITRADETGISGIDDIKGRSAAQTEGSNWRQIAEEHGAKVQTVPGFSESVAAIEQKRVDLTVNDKLAAKDYLKTTGNANIRIAATDTATKLEQGFAFRKGSGLAEPVNKAIDALRADGTLAKLGEKYFGEDISK comes from the coding sequence ATGGCCGACATCACCCCGGGCGCCAGCAGGCGCCGCAAGCAGCGCACCTCCATCATCATCGCCGCGATCGTCGCGGTGATCGTCGTCGTCGCGGGCGTATTCGTCGTGCGATCGCTGTCCGGCGGCGCGGGCGCGCCGACCGCGTCGGCGTCGACGAACACGGGCAAGGACGCCGCCCTGGCCGACGACCCGGCCGTCAAGAAGCTCAACGGCACCATCTCGTTCGGCACCGAGGGCACCTATTCGCCGTTCTCCTACCATGACCAGTCCACCGGCGAGCTGACCGGCTACGACATCGAGGTGGCGAAGGCCGTGGCCGCGAAGCTCGGCGTCAAGGCCAAGTTCGTGGAGACCCAGTACGACGGCATCTTCGCCGGCCTGGAGAGCAGCCACTACGACGGCATCGCCAACCAGGTGCAGATCACCCCGGAGCGCGAGCAGAAGTACGAGCTGACCAAGACCTACGCCGTGTCCTACCCGGTCGTCATCACGCGCGCCGACGAGACCGGCATCTCCGGCATCGACGACATCAAGGGGCGTTCGGCCGCCCAGACCGAGGGCTCCAACTGGCGCCAGATCGCCGAGGAGCACGGCGCCAAGGTGCAGACGGTGCCCGGGTTCTCCGAGTCCGTCGCGGCCATCGAGCAGAAGCGCGTGGACCTGACGGTCAACGACAAGCTCGCCGCCAAGGACTACCTCAAGACCACCGGCAACGCGAACATCAGGATCGCGGCCACCGACACCGCCACCAAGCTCGAGCAGGGCTTCGCGTTCCGCAAGGGCTCCGGGCTGGCCGAGCCGGTCAACAAGGCGATCGACGCGCTGCGCGCCGACGGCACGCTCGCCAAGCTCGGCGAGAAGTACTTCGGCGAGGACATCTCCAAGTAG
- a CDS encoding VanZ family protein translates to MSYLSHFSQPFMLAIALWPVLSFALTVPVLAMLYHRDNRLTLPAALAAYGTVLYFIGLLCLTLYPMPDDPAAYCATHHLSPQLDPLRFIADIRTDGANAVMQILMNIVFFLPLGYITRRVFRWRMRAALPFAFAASLAVETLQLTGVLGIYPCAYRFFDVDDLLANTLGAALGFGAATLVDRLFPPRAADTATTANPGFVRRCVAFAIDMALTALAAVPAAMLVSVAYTAIAYGSLDVWHTWELVGGWTIGDLTMLASLAVFEWAIPWRRGGRTLGGSYTRMTCETRARAGWRRTVFYAARFAVLAMIVFGGHLPLTGTLVLALAVFWIVARKMPYDLI, encoded by the coding sequence CTGTCGTATCTGTCGCACTTTTCCCAGCCGTTCATGCTGGCGATCGCGCTGTGGCCGGTCCTGTCGTTCGCGCTGACCGTGCCGGTGCTCGCCATGCTCTACCACCGCGACAACCGGCTGACCCTGCCGGCGGCCCTGGCCGCCTACGGCACGGTGCTGTACTTCATCGGCCTGCTGTGCCTCACGCTGTACCCGATGCCCGACGACCCGGCCGCCTACTGCGCCACCCACCACCTGTCGCCGCAGCTCGACCCGCTGCGCTTCATCGCCGACATCCGCACGGACGGGGCGAACGCGGTCATGCAGATACTGATGAACATCGTGTTCTTCCTGCCCTTGGGCTACATCACCCGCCGCGTGTTCCGCTGGCGCATGCGCGCCGCGCTGCCGTTCGCGTTCGCCGCGTCGCTGGCGGTGGAGACGCTGCAGCTGACCGGGGTTCTCGGCATCTACCCGTGCGCCTACCGGTTCTTCGACGTCGACGACCTGCTCGCGAATACGCTGGGCGCCGCGCTCGGATTCGGTGCGGCCACGCTCGTCGACCGCCTGTTCCCGCCGCGCGCGGCCGACACGGCCACGACCGCCAACCCGGGATTCGTCCGCCGCTGCGTCGCCTTCGCGATCGACATGGCGCTGACCGCGCTCGCCGCCGTCCCGGCCGCCATGCTGGTCTCGGTCGCCTACACGGCCATCGCCTACGGCTCGCTCGACGTCTGGCACACATGGGAGCTCGTCGGCGGCTGGACGATCGGCGACCTGACCATGCTGGCCTCGCTCGCCGTATTCGAATGGGCGATCCCGTGGCGGCGCGGCGGGCGCACGCTCGGCGGCAGCTACACGCGCATGACCTGCGAGACCAGGGCACGCGCCGGATGGCGCCGCACGGTGTTCTACGCCGCCCGGTTCGCCGTGCTGGCGATGATCGTGTTCGGGGGACACCTGCCCCTGACCGGCACCCTCGTGCTCGCGCTCGCCGTGTTCTGGATCGTTGCGAGGAAGATGCCCTACGACCTGATCTGA